The Kitasatospora albolonga nucleotide sequence TGGTCTTGCCCGCGCCGTTCGGTCCGACGAGCCCCATCAGACAACCGCGCGGCACCGCGAGGGTCACCGCGTCGGCGGCCGGTCTGCCGTTGAAGGACTTCGTCAGACCGGCCAGTTCGAAGCCGGGGCCGATCGTGTCGGCAGTCGTGTCTTCCATACGCCGAGCCTGGCCGCTCCCCGAGGCCCCGGTCCATCGGCCGACCGGCCAGAGGGCCCTGGCCGACCGGCCAGAATCCGCACCGCCGGACGGAACGGGCGGCCGGGCGTGCTTACGCTTCCCCGGTGAGCGAACCCGGTGCCCGTCACCCCCTTCCGCGGTCGCCGCTGCCCGGGGAGCTTGCGGCGGCGGGCCGCACCGGCCCGCCGGAAGCAGGACGCGTACGCCGTACGCCGCGTGACTGGGCGGTCGACTGCCTCGCCTTCGGCTGGGCCCTTCTGTGCGGTGCGGTGCTCCTCCGGGTCGTCGCCGACTACGACCACCTGCCGCTCTGGATCAGGGCGCTGGACGTACCGCTCGGCGCGCTGGCCTGTCTGGCCCTGTGGTGGCGGCGGTCGTATCCGGTGACCGTCGCCCTGATCGGGATACCGGCCATGTCGTTCGCCAACACCTCGGTGGGCGCCGCGACGGTGATCCTGCTCAATCTGGGGCTCCGGGTCCCCTGGCAGCGGGCGCTGCCGGTCGTCGCCCTGTGCATCGTGACGGTGGCCCCCTACGTGCTCGTCTACAGCGTCCCCCACGAAGGCGGCTGGGCCGTCGCCTCCTTCATCCTCGCCTACTACCTGGCCTTCTTCTCCTGGGGCAGCGCGCTGCGGGCCCGTCGGCTGCTGGTGCTGAAACTGCGTGAGGACGCGGACCGGGAGCGGGCGGAGCATGCCCGGCGGCTCGCCGACAGCCGCCGGGCCGAACGGGCCGCCATCGCACGGGAGATGCACGATGTGCTGGCCCACCGGATCTCGCTGCTCTCCGTACACGCCGGGGCCCTCGTCTACCGGACGAAGCAGACGGACGCAGGCCGGGCACCCGCGCTGAGCGGCGCCGAGATCGTCGAGAGCGCACAGGTCATCCGTGACAACGCGCACCAGGCCCTGGAGGAGCTGCACGACATGCTGCGTGTGCTGCGCTCCGACGAACGCCATGAGCCGGGCCCGGGGGACCGGCGCGGCGCCACGGCCGACAGCACGGCGGCCCCGCAGCCGAGGATGGCCGACATCGCGCACCTGGTCGAGGAGGCGCGGGCCGCGGGCCAGCAGATCGATCTACGGGCCGAGGGCCGCGCGGCGACCTGCGTACGGGACGAAGCTCCTGATTCCACCGGCCTACGGGACGAAGTCCCCGATCCCGACGACGTACGGGACGACCCCTCCGGCCCCACCGGTCCGCAGCGCCCCGTCCCGCGCTCCCAGGTCCAGCGCACCGCCTACCGTCTGGTCCAGGAGGGCCTGACCAACGCCCGCAAGCACGCCCCGGGCGCACGGGTGACGGTACGGGTCGCGGGCGCGCCCGGCGCGGGGCTGACCGTGGAGGTCCGCAGCCCGCTGCCGGTCGGGGTCACCACCTCCGAGATCCCGGGTGCCGGCGCCGGGCTGACCGGGCTCCGCGAGCGGGTGGAACTGGACGGCGGCTCCCTGGAACACGGCAGCAGGGAAGGCGCGTTCGTCCTCCGGGCGCGGCTACCGTGGCCCTGACCGTGGAGCCGTGGCACGACCGTCATGAACACGGGGTTCAGGCGAAGGGGAGCTGGATGGTTCGGGTGCTGCTGGCCGACGACGACGCGCTGGTCCGCGCCGGGCTGCGGCTGATGCTGCGCGGGGCGGCCGGGATCGAGGTCGTCGCCGAGGCGGCCGACGGCGCGGCGGTGGCGGACGCCGTACGGGACAGCGCGCCCGATGTGGTGCTGATGGACATCCGGATGCCGGTGATGGACGGGATCACGGCGACGCGCGAGGTGACCGGCGCCCCGGAACCGGGCCCGCGCGTGATCGTCCTGACCACGTTCGACGCCGAAGGGCTGGTGCTGCGGGCGATGCGTGCCGGTGCGGCCGGGTATCTCCTCAAGCACACCGACCCCGAGGAGATCGTCGAGGCTGTGTACCGCGCGGCCCGCGGCGAACCGGTCCTCTCGCCCTCCGCCGCCCGCGCCCTGATCGACCACGCGGCCGCCGGGGACGGCACCGACACGCGTACGGCCGACGCGGCACGGCGGCTCGCGCTCCTGTCGCCGCGCGAACGCGAGATCGCGGACGCCGTCGCCGACGGACGCTCGAACGCGGAGATCGGGGAGCGGCTGTTCCTCTCCGTCGGCACCGTCAAGGCCACGGTCTCCAGCGCCCTGGCCAAACTGGGCCTCGACAACCGCATCCAGCTGGCCCTGCTGGCCCACGACGCCCGCCGCCATGACGCCGTGGACGCCCCTGAGGAGTTCTCCTAGCCGGGCAACTCCTGCTTGAATGGCGCGAGTTCCGGTGCCGTCTTCGTCGCGATGAACTCCGTGATCCGGTACGCGCAGACCCCGTGCGCGGCGAAGGGGTCGGCCGCGGCGATCTCCTCGATCCGCGCCCGGTCGTCCCCGACGGCGAGGATCACCCCGCCGTCCCGGGGGTTCTTGCGGCCGGAGGCGATGAAGACGCCCGCCGTGTACTGCTCGTCCAGCCATGCGATGTGCTCCCGCATCAGCGCGTCCGCGCGCTCGACCGGGGCGGTGTAGGTCAATTCGAGTACGAACATGGCCGCCAGGCTACGGGACCGGGCCGCCCGCCGAGGGCCGCCCCCGGCACCCCTCCGGCACCGCCTAAGCTGCTGGTCATGACGATGCAGCCCCCTCCCGCCCACGAGACCCCCGCCGACGAAGCCGAGGGCCGGGCGATCCAGGACCGCCTGCGCGGCCTGGTGGTGCTGGACGAGCCGGGCCCGGCGCCCGGGACCGGGCTGGTGACCGGGGTCGACGTGGCGTACGACGACGAGAAGGACGTGGTCGTCGCGGCGGCCGTCGTCCTGGACGCCGAGACCCTGGAGACCGTCGACGAGGCCACCGCCGTCGGCACGATCACCTTCCCGTACGTCCCCGGGCTGCTGGCCTTCCGTGAGATCCCCACCGTGCTGGAGGCCCTGGAGTCGCTGACCGTCGACCCCGGCCTCGTCATCTGCGACGGCTACGGCCTCGCCCACCCCCGCCGCTTCGGCCTCGCCAGCCACCTGGGGGTGCTCACCGGACTGCCTGTGATCGGCGTCGGCAAGAACCCGTTCACCTTCTCGTACGAGGCCCCCGGCCCCCGGCGCGGCGACTTCTCCCCGCTGCTGGACGGCGACGAGGTGGTGGGCCGGGCGCTGCGCACCCAGGAGAACACCAACCCGATCTTCGTCTCCGTGGGCCACCGCATCGGCCTCGACAACGCCTGCGCCCACACCCTGCGCCTGGCCCGCCGCTTCCGCCAGCCGGAGAGCACCCGCCGCGCGGACGCCCTGTGCAGGCAGACCCTGCGGGAAGCGACCGCCTGAGGCGCACCGCGCCCTCACCGGCCGGGCCGCCACCGCGCCGCGCCCTCACCAGCCGAGCTGTACCTCGCCCAGCACCTCGCTGCCGATGTGCGCGGCGAGCTTCCGGGCCCGGGGCAGGTCGCCCCACTTGTCCACGTGGACGAAGACCGTGTGCTCCTCGGTCCACCGCTCCCACTGGGCCTCGTCCCCGTGGAACACGATCTGCACCCCGTCGTACTTGCCCACGCCGGACAGCTCCGCCGCCGGGTCGTCCGGCCACAGGCCGTGCCAGTCGACGGAGGCCATGCCCCGGCCGAGAGCGGCGGTGAAGCGTTCCTCCACGCTTCCCGCCGGGGCCTTCGCCATGAGGTCCAGCGGCAGGTGCGGCCGGAGCGCCGTGTCGTCCGTCGCCGCCACGTCCAGGTCGAACCAGAGGTCCTCGCCCTTCGGGCCGGTCCGCTCCTCCGCGTACTCGAAGACCGGCCGGGGCAGGATCTCGGCCATCCGGCGCACCTCCGTGACCGTTCGCAGCTCCGCGAAGAGCTCGACCTCCTCTTCGCGTGTCGCCAGGAGGGCGCACAGGCGCTCGGCCTGCGCGTACGCCAACGAGGCGTCGGTGGTTCTGAAGACGGGATACGCCTGGGAGTTGCCCATGGGGCGAAGCGTCACACGCCCCTGGCCGCCCGTGCCACCGGATTTCCCCGGCGGCCGGTGACGTACCGGCGGCCGACTGAGTATCTGTACGGATGGCGTAAACCGATCAGGCTGGGCAGTCTGACTGTATGAACAACTCCCGTGCGGCCGCCCACCCCCTGCCCCTCGACCCCGCCCAGCGACGCGTCGCGCTCGGTATGGTCCTCGGCGGGGCCGTCGGTCTCGTCTGGCTGGGCGCGATGCTTTACACACTGGCCGGCTGGATCTTCTAGCGGGGGCTGTTCACCGCACCGCCGCCACCCGGAAGCGCAGCCCCGCCGCCGTCAGCCTCTCCAGCAGCGCGTCGCCCATTGCCGCCGCCGTGGTGACCTGGCCGGAGGTCTCCGGCAGCTTGTCCAGCGCGAGGCAGAGCGCCGACTCGGCGAGGATCTTGGCCGTCTCGTCGTAGCCCGGGTCGCCGCCGGACACCTCGGTGAAGACCCGTCGGCCCCCGCCCTCCCCGATGAAGCGGACCGTGAACCAGCTCCGCTTCCGGCGCTCCGCGTCCGGCCCCTGCCCCGCCTCGTACCGCCCCATCAGCCACTCCCGTACGCCTTCGATCTGCGCGGCGGCCACCAGCGCACCGATCGCCGCCGGGCCGCCGAGGGCCATCGGCAGGGTCTTGACCGAGGCGAAGTGGCGGTAGCGGAAGTCGGGGCCGTACCGCTCCAGCGCCCGCGCCGAGCGGCCCACGACCGCCGGGTCCACGGTCGGCAGCGGCAGCGCCCAGGCGCCGGTGGCCCCGTTGAAGTGCGGCGGTCCGGCCGGGGTGCGGACCCGGCGGCCCACCTGGCGGGGCTCGTACAGGCGCCGCTCCCTGGCGGCGAGCAGCGCCTGCGGGCCGCGCCCCATCGCGGTGAGCGCCGAGGCGAACGTACCGCCGGAGAACACGGCGTTGCTGCGGACGAAGCCGTCGACGGTCAGGGGGACGTCCTCCGGCAGCTGCTTGACCGTGAAGTACGCCCCCAGGTCGTGCGGTACGGAGTCGAAGCCGCAGGCGTGCACGATGCGGGCCCCCGTCTCCCGGGCCCGCGCGTCGTGGCGCACATAGGTGCGGTCGATGAACTCCGTCTCGCCGGTGAGGTCCAGGTAGTCCGTCCCGGCCTCGGCGCAGGCGGCGACGAGCTTCTCCCCGTACAGGATGTACGGACCCACGGTGGTGGCCACCACCCGTGCGGAGGCGGCCAGTTCGCGCAGGGCGTCCTCGTCGTCGGCGTCGGCCTCCAGCAGCGTCAGCTCCGCGCAGCCCGGGTCGATGGCCGTCAGCCGTTCGCGCAGCCGCTCCAGCTTGGTGCGGCTGCGGCCGGCCAGGGCCCAGCGCAGCCCCTCGGGGGCGTGTGCCGCCAGGTACTCGGCCGTGAGCACTCCCACGAAGCCGGTGGCACCGAAAAGGACGACGTCCAGGGGGCGTGCCGCCCCGTTCTGGCTGTGCACGAGTACCTCCGGGGAGCGCGGGGGCGGGCGGGGACGTGGCAGGCAGGCTAGCGGAGGGCGGCGGGTGGTGTGCGGCCGGGCGGGGCTCGGGCGTGGAAGGCCGGGCGGGGATGCGAGAGGATCGCGGGAGAAAGAACTAAGCGCTTGCTCGGCCCGGGGGGTTGTGCGGAGGGAGGCGCGTTCTTAGCATCACTGATGTTACATCGGTTGTGTCACACCCCTGGGGGCTCACGGATGGCAAGGACCGGGCAGCACGGCCCGCTGACAGGAGTCCGGGTCGTCGAGCTGGCGGGGATCGGCCCCGGACCGTTCGCGGCGATGCTGCTGGCGGACCTCGGCGCCGATGTCGTACGCGTCGACCGGCCCGGCGGAGCCGCGCTCGGCATCGATCCCGCGTACGACCTCACCAACCGCAACAAGCGCTCCGTCCTTGTCGACCTCAAGAGTGAGGGCGGCGCCGACCGCGTGCTGGACCTGGCCGAACGCGCGGACATCCTGATCGAGGGGTACCGCCCCGGAGTCGCGGAACGGCTCGGCGTCGGGCCCGACGCGTGCCTCGCCCGCAACCCGCGGCTGGTCTACGGGCGGATGACGGGCTGGGGCCAGG carries:
- a CDS encoding DNA-binding response regulator — encoded protein: MVRVLLADDDALVRAGLRLMLRGAAGIEVVAEAADGAAVADAVRDSAPDVVLMDIRMPVMDGITATREVTGAPEPGPRVIVLTTFDAEGLVLRAMRAGAAGYLLKHTDPEEIVEAVYRAARGEPVLSPSAARALIDHAAAGDGTDTRTADAARRLALLSPREREIADAVADGRSNAEIGERLFLSVGTVKATVSSALAKLGLDNRIQLALLAHDARRHDAVDAPEEFS
- a CDS encoding saccharopine dehydrogenase, producing the protein MHSQNGAARPLDVVLFGATGFVGVLTAEYLAAHAPEGLRWALAGRSRTKLERLRERLTAIDPGCAELTLLEADADDEDALRELAASARVVATTVGPYILYGEKLVAACAEAGTDYLDLTGETEFIDRTYVRHDARARETGARIVHACGFDSVPHDLGAYFTVKQLPEDVPLTVDGFVRSNAVFSGGTFASALTAMGRGPQALLAARERRLYEPRQVGRRVRTPAGPPHFNGATGAWALPLPTVDPAVVGRSARALERYGPDFRYRHFASVKTLPMALGGPAAIGALVAAAQIEGVREWLMGRYEAGQGPDAERRKRSWFTVRFIGEGGGRRVFTEVSGGDPGYDETAKILAESALCLALDKLPETSGQVTTAAAMGDALLERLTAAGLRFRVAAVR
- a CDS encoding endonuclease V; protein product: MTMQPPPAHETPADEAEGRAIQDRLRGLVVLDEPGPAPGTGLVTGVDVAYDDEKDVVVAAAVVLDAETLETVDEATAVGTITFPYVPGLLAFREIPTVLEALESLTVDPGLVICDGYGLAHPRRFGLASHLGVLTGLPVIGVGKNPFTFSYEAPGPRRGDFSPLLDGDEVVGRALRTQENTNPIFVSVGHRIGLDNACAHTLRLARRFRQPESTRRADALCRQTLREATA